Proteins encoded within one genomic window of Sphingosinicella ginsenosidimutans:
- a CDS encoding dihydrolipoamide acetyltransferase family protein, translated as MIDVVVPMEQEGTKAVVRSWLKQVGDPVAENDPLVELETDKVAMEVPAPAAGVLAEILLASDADAVPGAVLGRIAPEGTETRAPLIRPERNRGTPAPNPRIRPSTSLGTSEAGRESRLSPSVKRALRQHSLDPAIIEGTGRGGRITRADVDRAVSTGAKRPPEGVIPAATADLRAQIVPHDRMRLAIAENMARSLAEAPHVTAVFEADFSAIAAHRAKHRDAFAAKGIKLTYTAYLVAAAAEAMKAAPAINSRWHEDRLEIFGTVDIGVGTALGTKGLIVPVLRGVEALDLEGIAAGLDDLITRARDEKLTSADVKGGTFTISNHGVSGSLFAAPIIINQPQSAILGVGKLEKRVVVREVGGVDTIQIRPMAYVSLTIDHRVVDGHQTNAWLSRFVEVLETWPAA; from the coding sequence GTGATCGACGTCGTCGTGCCGATGGAGCAGGAGGGGACGAAGGCGGTCGTCCGGTCCTGGCTGAAACAAGTGGGCGACCCTGTGGCGGAGAATGATCCGCTGGTCGAGCTCGAGACCGACAAGGTCGCGATGGAGGTGCCGGCGCCGGCGGCGGGCGTGCTCGCGGAAATCCTGCTTGCGAGCGATGCCGATGCGGTGCCGGGCGCGGTGCTGGGCCGGATCGCGCCTGAAGGCACCGAGACCAGGGCGCCGCTCATCCGGCCGGAGCGAAATCGGGGGACGCCGGCGCCGAATCCGAGAATCCGCCCCTCGACTTCGCTCGGGACGAGCGAGGCGGGGAGGGAGTCGCGCCTGTCTCCGTCGGTGAAACGCGCCCTTCGCCAGCATAGCCTCGATCCTGCCATCATCGAAGGCACCGGTCGCGGCGGTCGGATCACCCGCGCGGATGTGGATCGCGCCGTCTCGACCGGGGCGAAGCGGCCGCCCGAGGGCGTCATCCCGGCCGCGACGGCAGACCTTCGCGCGCAGATCGTCCCGCACGATCGGATGCGGCTCGCCATCGCCGAGAACATGGCCCGATCGCTCGCCGAGGCGCCGCACGTCACCGCCGTGTTCGAGGCGGATTTCAGCGCCATCGCGGCGCACCGGGCGAAGCACAGGGACGCCTTCGCCGCGAAGGGGATCAAGCTCACCTACACCGCCTATCTCGTCGCCGCGGCGGCCGAGGCGATGAAGGCGGCGCCGGCGATCAACAGCCGCTGGCACGAAGACCGGCTGGAGATTTTCGGGACTGTCGACATCGGCGTCGGCACCGCGCTCGGCACCAAGGGCCTGATCGTGCCGGTTCTCCGCGGCGTCGAGGCGCTCGATCTTGAGGGGATCGCCGCCGGGCTCGACGACCTCATTACGCGGGCCCGCGACGAGAAGCTGACAAGCGCCGACGTGAAGGGCGGCACCTTCACCATCTCCAATCACGGCGTCTCGGGTTCGCTCTTCGCCGCGCCGATCATCATCAACCAGCCGCAATCGGCGATCCTCGGCGTCGGCAAGCTGGAAAAGCGCGTCGTGGTGCGCGAGGTGGGCGGCGTGGACACGATCCAGATCCGGCCGATGGCCTATGTCAGCCTCACGATCGATCACCGCGTCGTCGACGGCCACCAGACCAACGCCTGGCTGAGCCGCTTCGTCGAGGTGCTGGAGACCTGGCCGGCGGCCTGA
- a CDS encoding alpha-ketoacid dehydrogenase subunit alpha/beta has protein sequence MADLAVRERSGRANTPDPDFDWRRIAWLTHVSRAMDKLEETRLVPERKVLYQFSARGHDMAQVMLGTRLTHRHDGACGYYRSRPLLLSLGVPLADALGSGMGRAGGYSDGRDIGVVFNYPNPNGCPALPMCGGVGAQYTPTAGWAQAIRYYQEVLGDESHAGAIAVVLGGDASCATNGFWSALTIATTQKLPMLFYVEDNQFGISVPSTFQTPGGDIARNLAGFANLEILSGDGTDPAEAARLIARATAHVREGKGPALLRLTVPRLQGHSFQDTQTYKSEEFVAAEWARDPLPKLERFLVGPVMTASEWDQIGRDAEAAVASACAEAEARGISDPEDVTSHVFFDGEMQQLGGQWTKGYVPPPADETPRPEGQRLNMVTAIRRTLDQELEANPRVLLFGEDIGPKGGVHAVTLGLQEKYGPARVFDTSLSEEGIVGRAVGMALAGLMPVPEIQFRKYAEPATEQINDCGTMRWRTANRFAAPMVLRMPIGFFKCGDPWHSQTNEVQFVHNPGWRVAAPSNAEDAVGLLRAALRGNDPVVFFEHRAMLDDPWARRPWPGDAYVLPFGKAKRTREGDQITIVTWGAMVPRCEAAADGISADVIDLRTLQPWDKEMVLESVARTRRCLIVHEDLRSGGFGAEIAAVVADEAFLDLDAPVARVTMPDIPSPHNPVLLDHAVPSVARIRARIDELLGF, from the coding sequence ATGGCTGACCTTGCCGTCCGGGAACGGAGCGGGCGCGCCAACACGCCCGATCCGGACTTCGACTGGCGGCGAATCGCCTGGCTGACCCATGTCAGCCGGGCGATGGACAAGCTGGAGGAAACCCGGCTCGTTCCCGAACGCAAGGTGCTCTACCAGTTCAGCGCGCGCGGCCATGACATGGCGCAGGTCATGCTGGGCACGCGGCTCACCCACCGGCATGACGGCGCGTGCGGCTATTATCGCTCGCGGCCCTTGCTGCTCTCGCTCGGCGTGCCGCTCGCCGACGCGCTTGGATCGGGCATGGGCCGGGCCGGCGGCTATTCGGACGGGCGCGACATCGGGGTGGTGTTCAACTATCCCAATCCGAACGGATGCCCGGCGCTGCCGATGTGCGGCGGGGTCGGCGCGCAATATACGCCGACCGCGGGCTGGGCGCAGGCGATCCGCTATTACCAGGAGGTGCTCGGCGACGAGAGCCATGCGGGCGCGATCGCAGTCGTGCTCGGCGGCGATGCCTCGTGCGCCACCAACGGCTTCTGGTCCGCGCTCACCATCGCGACGACGCAGAAGCTGCCGATGCTCTTCTATGTCGAGGACAATCAGTTCGGCATTTCCGTGCCCTCGACCTTCCAGACGCCGGGCGGCGACATCGCCCGCAATCTCGCCGGCTTCGCGAACCTCGAAATCCTCTCCGGCGACGGCACCGATCCGGCCGAGGCGGCGCGGCTGATCGCGCGCGCGACGGCGCATGTGCGCGAAGGGAAGGGGCCGGCGCTGCTCCGCCTCACCGTGCCGCGGCTCCAGGGGCACAGCTTCCAGGACACGCAGACCTACAAGAGCGAGGAATTCGTCGCCGCCGAATGGGCGCGCGATCCGCTGCCCAAGCTCGAACGCTTTCTCGTCGGCCCGGTGATGACTGCGAGCGAGTGGGACCAGATCGGCCGCGACGCCGAGGCGGCGGTCGCCAGCGCCTGCGCCGAGGCCGAGGCGCGCGGCATCTCCGATCCCGAGGATGTCACCAGCCACGTCTTCTTCGACGGCGAGATGCAGCAGCTCGGCGGCCAGTGGACCAAGGGCTATGTACCGCCGCCGGCCGACGAGACCCCGCGCCCGGAGGGTCAGCGGCTCAACATGGTGACGGCGATCCGCCGCACGCTCGACCAGGAGCTGGAGGCGAATCCGCGCGTCCTTCTGTTCGGCGAGGATATCGGGCCGAAGGGCGGCGTCCATGCGGTGACGCTCGGCCTGCAGGAGAAATACGGGCCGGCGCGGGTGTTCGACACCAGCCTTTCCGAGGAGGGCATCGTCGGCCGCGCCGTCGGCATGGCGCTCGCCGGGCTGATGCCGGTGCCCGAAATCCAGTTCCGCAAATATGCCGAGCCGGCGACCGAGCAGATCAACGATTGCGGCACGATGCGCTGGCGCACCGCCAACCGCTTCGCCGCGCCGATGGTGCTGAGGATGCCGATCGGCTTCTTCAAGTGCGGCGATCCCTGGCACAGCCAAACCAACGAGGTGCAGTTCGTCCACAATCCCGGCTGGCGCGTCGCGGCGCCGAGCAATGCGGAGGACGCGGTCGGCCTGCTTCGCGCGGCGCTTCGCGGCAACGACCCCGTGGTCTTCTTCGAACATCGTGCGATGCTCGACGATCCCTGGGCGCGGCGGCCCTGGCCGGGCGATGCCTATGTCCTGCCCTTCGGCAAGGCGAAGAGGACGCGCGAGGGGGATCAGATCACGATCGTCACCTGGGGCGCGATGGTGCCGCGTTGCGAGGCGGCGGCGGACGGCATTTCCGCCGACGTCATCGATCTTCGCACGCTCCAGCCCTGGGACAAGGAAATGGTGCTGGAATCGGTCGCCCGCACCCGGCGCTGCCTGATCGTCCACGAGGACCTTCGTTCCGGCGGCTTCGGCGCGGAGATCGCGGCGGTCGTCGCCGACGAGGCCTTCCTCGATCTCGACGCGCCGGTCGCGCGGGTGACGATGCCGGACATACCGAGCCCGCACAATCCGGTGCTGCTCGATCATGCCGTCCCCTCGGTCGCGCGGATCCGGGCGCGGATCGACGAGCTTTTGGGATTCTGA